From one Streptomyces sp. ICC1 genomic stretch:
- the argJ gene encoding bifunctional glutamate N-acetyltransferase/amino-acid acetyltransferase ArgJ, with the protein MSVTAAQGFTAAGIAAGIKANGNPDLALVVNNGPRLAAAGVFTSNRVKAAPVHWSEQVLRGAAVSAVVLNSGGANACTGPRGFQDTHATAEKVAEALGGEVNAGEVAVASTGLIGVLLPMDKLLPGIGTAVAALSADGGEAAAIAIKTTDTVHKTAVATKDGWTVGGMAKGAGMLAPGLATMLVVLTTDADLDSATLDKALRSATRTTFDRVDSDGCMSTNDTVLLLASGASGRVPAYEEFAEAVRTVCDDLARQLIGDAEGASKDIRIEVVGAATEDDAVEVGRSIARNNLLKCAIHGEDPNWGRVLSAIGTTKAAFDPDRLNVAINGVWVCKNGSVGEDRDLVSMKDREVRITADLATGSESAVIWANDLTAEYVHENSAYSS; encoded by the coding sequence GTGAGCGTCACGGCAGCACAGGGGTTCACGGCGGCAGGCATCGCCGCCGGGATCAAGGCAAACGGCAATCCGGACCTGGCCCTCGTGGTCAACAACGGGCCGCGTCTGGCCGCCGCGGGCGTCTTCACCTCCAACCGCGTCAAGGCCGCTCCGGTCCACTGGTCCGAGCAGGTCCTGCGGGGCGCCGCCGTCAGCGCGGTGGTCCTCAACTCCGGCGGCGCCAACGCGTGCACCGGACCCAGGGGCTTCCAGGACACCCACGCCACCGCCGAGAAGGTCGCCGAGGCCCTCGGCGGAGAGGTCAACGCCGGCGAGGTCGCCGTCGCGTCCACCGGCCTGATCGGCGTCCTGCTGCCCATGGACAAGCTGCTGCCCGGCATCGGGACCGCGGTCGCCGCGCTCTCCGCCGACGGCGGCGAGGCCGCCGCCATCGCCATCAAGACCACGGACACCGTGCACAAGACGGCCGTGGCGACCAAGGACGGCTGGACCGTCGGCGGCATGGCCAAGGGCGCGGGCATGCTCGCCCCCGGCCTGGCCACCATGCTCGTCGTCCTCACCACCGACGCCGACCTGGACAGCGCCACCCTCGACAAGGCGCTGCGCTCCGCGACCCGCACCACCTTCGACCGGGTCGACTCCGACGGCTGCATGTCCACCAACGACACGGTGCTGCTGCTCGCCTCGGGCGCGTCCGGCCGGGTGCCGGCGTACGAGGAGTTCGCGGAAGCCGTGCGCACGGTCTGCGACGACCTGGCCCGCCAGCTGATCGGCGACGCCGAGGGCGCCAGCAAGGACATCCGCATCGAGGTCGTCGGCGCGGCCACCGAGGACGACGCGGTCGAGGTCGGCCGGTCCATCGCCCGCAACAACCTGCTCAAGTGCGCCATCCACGGCGAGGACCCGAACTGGGGCCGCGTCCTGTCCGCGATCGGCACCACGAAGGCGGCCTTCGACCCGGACCGGCTGAACGTGGCCATCAACGGCGTCTGGGTCTGCAAGAACGGCTCCGTCGGCGAGGACCGCGACCTGGTCTCGATGAAGGACCGCGAGGTCCGCATCACCGCCGACCTGGCCACCGGGTCCGAGTCCGCGGTCATCTGGGCCAACGACCTGACCGCCGAGTACGTCCACGAGAACAGCGCGTACTCCTCATGA
- the argC gene encoding N-acetyl-gamma-glutamyl-phosphate reductase, whose amino-acid sequence MVVRVAVAGASGYAGGEVLRLLLSHPEVEIGALTGNSNAGQLLGSLQPHLVPLAGRTLEATTPEVLAGQGRRHDVVFLALPHGQSAAVAARLGEDVLVVDMGADHRLRDSADWDEFYGAPHAGTWPYGLPELPGARAALAGSKRIAVPGCYPTAVSLALFPAYAAQLAEPEAVIVAASGTSGAGKALKPNLLGSEVMGSMSPYGVGGGHRHTPEMVQNLSPVAGTRVSVSFTPTLAPMPRGILATCSAKALPGTTADAVRAAYEKAYADEPFVHLLPEGQWPATASVYGSNAVQVQVAYDGAAQRIIAISAIDNLTKGTAGGAVQSMNIALGLPEALGLSTIGVAP is encoded by the coding sequence ATGGTGGTACGTGTAGCGGTGGCCGGTGCGAGCGGATACGCGGGCGGGGAAGTGCTGCGCCTGCTGCTGTCCCACCCCGAGGTCGAGATCGGCGCGCTGACCGGGAACTCCAACGCCGGGCAGCTGCTCGGCTCGCTCCAGCCGCACCTGGTGCCGCTCGCCGGACGCACCCTGGAGGCGACCACGCCCGAGGTGCTCGCCGGTCAGGGCCGTCGGCATGACGTCGTCTTCCTGGCCCTGCCGCACGGGCAGTCCGCCGCCGTCGCGGCCCGGCTCGGCGAGGACGTCCTCGTCGTCGACATGGGCGCGGACCACCGGCTCCGGGACTCCGCCGACTGGGACGAGTTCTACGGCGCCCCGCACGCCGGCACCTGGCCCTACGGCCTGCCCGAGCTGCCCGGAGCCCGCGCCGCGCTGGCCGGCTCCAAGCGCATCGCCGTGCCCGGGTGCTACCCGACCGCCGTCTCCCTCGCGCTCTTCCCGGCCTACGCCGCGCAGCTCGCCGAGCCCGAGGCGGTGATCGTCGCCGCCTCCGGCACCTCCGGCGCCGGCAAGGCCCTCAAGCCGAACCTGCTGGGCTCCGAGGTCATGGGCTCCATGAGCCCGTACGGGGTCGGCGGCGGCCACCGCCACACCCCCGAGATGGTGCAGAACCTCAGCCCCGTCGCCGGTACCCGGGTCTCGGTGTCCTTCACGCCGACGCTGGCGCCCATGCCCCGCGGCATCCTCGCCACGTGCTCCGCCAAGGCGCTGCCCGGCACCACCGCCGACGCGGTCCGCGCCGCGTACGAGAAAGCCTACGCGGACGAGCCCTTCGTGCACCTGCTGCCCGAGGGCCAGTGGCCGGCGACGGCGTCCGTCTACGGTTCCAACGCCGTTCAGGTGCAGGTCGCGTACGACGGGGCGGCACAGCGGATCATCGCGATCAGCGCCATCGACAACCTCACCAAGGGCACCGCCGGCGGCGCGGTGCAGAGCATGAACATCGCCCTCGGGCTCCCCGAGGCACTGGGTCTTTCCACGATCGGAGTCGCTCCGTGA
- a CDS encoding DUF5997 family protein, giving the protein MTSHQSAQTMKPATAAKKLGVYLEATPAEFQEGVVSRTELAALQAEPPQWLQDLRSNGPHPRPVVAAKLGISIAGLARGGIADALTTEQIEALKQDMPEWLVKERSTQAEVRKETVRIKQMQAEKAEKRARS; this is encoded by the coding sequence ATGACGTCGCACCAGAGCGCCCAGACCATGAAGCCCGCGACCGCGGCGAAGAAGCTGGGTGTGTACCTCGAGGCCACCCCCGCCGAGTTCCAGGAGGGTGTCGTCTCGCGCACCGAGCTGGCCGCCCTCCAGGCCGAGCCGCCCCAGTGGCTGCAGGACCTGCGGAGCAACGGCCCGCACCCCCGTCCGGTGGTCGCGGCGAAGCTCGGCATCTCCATCGCCGGCCTGGCGCGCGGCGGCATCGCCGACGCGCTCACGACCGAGCAGATCGAGGCCCTGAAGCAGGACATGCCCGAGTGGCTCGTCAAGGAGCGCTCCACCCAGGCCGAGGTCCGCAAGGAGACCGTCCGCATCAAGCAGATGCAGGCCGAGAAGGCCGAGAAGCGGGCGCGCTCCTGA
- a CDS encoding LysR family substrate-binding domain-containing protein has protein sequence MTDSVAPPSFQLAYVPGVTPTKWVRIWKERLPDVPLTLVPVTPAEAPALLRAKGADAGFVRLPIDRTDLSAIPLYTETTVVVIPKDHVAAAAEELSLADLADEIVLHPLDDTLDWEQLPGKPARERPETTADAIELVAAGIGVLAVPQSLARLHHRKDLTYRTLLDAPESRVALSWPEAEDTPELVEEFIGIVRGRTVNSSRGRGRTQPEPEQKKDKDKAKAKPQRQPAPRGGGKPAAKNPRAGGPKSGKAVAKSTGKRGKPRGR, from the coding sequence GTGACAGACTCCGTGGCGCCCCCGTCGTTCCAGCTCGCTTACGTCCCCGGGGTGACTCCCACCAAGTGGGTGCGGATCTGGAAGGAACGCCTGCCCGACGTCCCGCTGACCCTCGTGCCGGTCACCCCCGCCGAGGCTCCGGCCCTGCTGCGCGCCAAGGGCGCCGACGCCGGTTTCGTGCGGCTGCCGATCGACCGGACGGACCTCAGCGCGATCCCGCTGTACACGGAGACCACGGTCGTGGTGATCCCGAAGGACCACGTCGCGGCGGCGGCCGAGGAGCTGTCCCTCGCGGACCTCGCGGACGAGATCGTGCTCCACCCGCTCGACGACACCCTCGACTGGGAGCAGCTGCCGGGCAAGCCCGCGCGGGAGCGGCCCGAGACGACGGCCGACGCGATCGAGCTGGTGGCGGCGGGCATCGGAGTCCTCGCGGTCCCGCAGTCGCTCGCGCGCCTGCACCACCGCAAGGACCTCACCTACCGGACGCTCCTGGACGCGCCGGAGTCGCGCGTCGCACTGTCCTGGCCCGAGGCGGAGGACACCCCCGAGCTGGTCGAGGAGTTCATCGGCATCGTGCGCGGCCGGACCGTCAACAGCTCGCGCGGCCGCGGGCGCACCCAGCCCGAGCCCGAGCAGAAGAAGGACAAGGACAAGGCCAAGGCGAAGCCGCAGCGCCAGCCGGCCCCCCGCGGGGGCGGCAAGCCGGCCGCCAAGAACCCGCGGGCGGGCGGCCCCAAGAGCGGCAAGGCCGTGGCCAAGTCCACCGGCAAGCGCGGCAAGCCCCGCGGCCGCTGA
- a CDS encoding HEAT repeat domain-containing protein — MERADAGIGALVRLLDSDTGEEAEDAQHALIRLGPRVLDQVIAAVPGLGAFGQLCAVDVFNALKDPRPGEVLTGLLDSTDSTVRQWAAESLGELGIRAAVPRLLALYASLLGTGVDPLECEGEAVRWALTELGGRREVLPPRAGALARRYEALQGGRAWPVADLAEAVSDLAGHGQAVYGFGLLRIGAERRASHAGGGIDWASEVDWGAPWPELVAACREWALLAAEAAGPGPGSGSAPGSAPGSAPGSAPGSGLVARIDWVDASDVRAP; from the coding sequence GTGGAGCGTGCGGACGCCGGGATCGGGGCCCTCGTGCGGCTGCTGGACTCGGACACGGGCGAAGAGGCCGAGGACGCCCAGCACGCGCTGATCCGCCTCGGTCCGCGCGTCCTTGACCAGGTGATCGCGGCCGTGCCGGGCCTGGGCGCCTTCGGGCAGCTCTGCGCCGTCGACGTCTTCAACGCGCTGAAGGACCCCCGGCCGGGCGAGGTCCTGACCGGCCTGCTGGACAGCACGGACTCCACCGTCCGGCAGTGGGCCGCCGAGTCCCTCGGCGAGCTCGGGATCCGGGCGGCCGTGCCGCGCCTGCTGGCCCTGTACGCGTCCCTCCTCGGCACCGGGGTCGATCCCTTGGAGTGCGAGGGCGAGGCGGTGCGCTGGGCGCTCACCGAGCTCGGCGGCCGCCGGGAGGTGCTGCCGCCCCGCGCCGGCGCCCTGGCCCGACGGTACGAGGCCTTGCAGGGCGGCCGGGCCTGGCCGGTGGCCGACCTGGCCGAGGCGGTCTCGGACCTGGCCGGTCACGGTCAGGCGGTGTACGGCTTCGGCCTCTTGCGGATCGGAGCCGAGCGGCGGGCCTCCCACGCGGGCGGGGGCATCGACTGGGCGTCCGAGGTCGACTGGGGCGCGCCGTGGCCCGAGCTCGTGGCGGCCTGCCGCGAGTGGGCCCTGCTGGCCGCCGAGGCCGCCGGCCCCGGGCCCGGGTCCGGCTCCGCGCCCGGCTCCGCGCCCGGCTCCGCGCCCGGCTCCGCGCCCGGCTCCGGACTCGTCGCGCGGATCGACTGGGTCGACGCCTCGGACGTGCGCGCTCCGTAG
- a CDS encoding chitin binding peritrophin-A domain-containing protein: MRIGKGLAALAAGAVVALGTGAGPATAAEGSCAGGATGRLPRVQDQRFYVQCGGGIATVTACPPGQVYAPALQVCDLPGQVRPAVATLATAGPAKLNGLLFGVKNLSTTVRIADAPAGLDGVPVTFTTLGGRILCTAVTDQFGAARCDTPARLTIPLDEILRGYRANYAGIAGIYLPSAATAPVSLL, encoded by the coding sequence TTGCGCATCGGCAAGGGACTCGCCGCACTGGCCGCGGGGGCGGTCGTCGCCCTCGGCACGGGGGCGGGGCCCGCCACCGCCGCCGAGGGCTCGTGCGCCGGCGGCGCCACCGGGCGGCTGCCGAGGGTGCAGGACCAGCGGTTCTACGTGCAGTGCGGAGGCGGGATCGCCACGGTGACGGCCTGTCCCCCGGGGCAGGTCTACGCCCCGGCGCTCCAGGTCTGCGACCTGCCCGGGCAGGTCCGGCCCGCCGTGGCCACCCTCGCGACGGCCGGTCCGGCGAAGCTGAACGGGCTGCTGTTCGGCGTCAAGAACCTCAGCACCACCGTGCGGATCGCGGACGCCCCGGCCGGGCTGGACGGCGTACCGGTCACCTTCACCACCCTCGGCGGCCGGATCCTGTGCACCGCCGTCACCGACCAGTTCGGTGCCGCCCGCTGCGACACCCCGGCCCGGCTGACGATCCCGCTCGACGAGATCCTGCGCGGCTACCGGGCGAACTACGCGGGCATCGCGGGGATCTACCTCCCCTCCGCCGCGACCGCCCCCGTCTCGCTCCTCTGA
- a CDS encoding histidine phosphatase family protein codes for MHVRVSLVAAARSTSLLAERFDDDRPIDVDGWRAVESAARGLVPLGSAELRYCSPTSRSRATGAALGYAPMAQPALRECDMGRWRGLTLAEVAAREPAAVDLWLADPRAAPHGGESLLAFIARIGGWLDTRPADDGGAIVAVAEPSVVRAALVYALNVPPLTYWNVDVRPLSTVTLAGWPRRWHLSLQAPA; via the coding sequence ATGCATGTTCGGGTTTCGCTAGTCGCAGCAGCCCGTAGTACCTCGCTGCTCGCCGAGCGCTTCGACGACGACCGCCCCATCGACGTGGACGGCTGGCGCGCGGTGGAGTCCGCCGCGCGCGGGCTCGTGCCCCTGGGCTCGGCCGAGCTCCGCTACTGTTCGCCGACCTCGCGCAGCCGGGCCACCGGCGCGGCCCTCGGCTACGCGCCGATGGCCCAGCCCGCGCTGCGGGAGTGCGACATGGGCCGCTGGCGCGGGCTGACCCTGGCGGAGGTGGCGGCCCGCGAGCCGGCGGCCGTGGACCTCTGGCTCGCCGATCCCCGCGCCGCGCCGCACGGCGGGGAGTCGCTGCTGGCGTTCATCGCCCGGATCGGCGGCTGGCTGGACACCCGGCCGGCGGACGACGGGGGAGCGATCGTGGCGGTGGCGGAGCCTTCGGTGGTCCGCGCGGCACTCGTGTACGCCCTGAACGTGCCGCCGCTGACCTACTGGAACGTGGACGTCCGCCCCCTGTCCACGGTCACCCTGGCGGGCTGGCCGCGCCGCTGGCACCTCTCCCTCCAGGCGCCGGCGTAA
- a CDS encoding PLP-dependent aminotransferase family protein translates to MYERSSVAELAESLRSELNRYPMGGKLPSSRALVERFRVSPVTVSRALAQLAAEGLVLTRPGAGVFRARPRAQAPEPGDTSWQAVALSAEGAGDIVPRSVDASGVLVTLAAPPAGVIELHSGYLHPVLQPERAMAAALARAGRRPGVWGRPPVEGLPELRDWFAREIGGAVGAADVMVTAGGQSALTTALRALAPPGAPILVESPTYPGLLAIARASGCRPVPVPVDADGVRPELLAEAFEATGARVFVCQPLFQNPTGSVLSDERRAEVLRIARAAGAFVVEDDYARALAHEDAGPLPATLASEDRDGVVVHVRSLTKVTSPSLRVGALAARGPVLDRLRAIQVVDSFFVPRPLQEAALELVGAPAWPRHLKTVAAELRHRRDVLAGALRRELPSLEVPHLPRGGYQLWARPGGGGDDVAFVAAALRAGVAVAPGRPYFCAEPPGPFVRLSFAGVGGAGELTEAVRRLRAASGGAADGGLRSDA, encoded by the coding sequence ATGTACGAGCGTAGCAGTGTGGCGGAACTGGCGGAATCCCTGAGGTCCGAGCTCAACCGCTACCCGATGGGTGGAAAGCTGCCGTCCAGTCGGGCCTTGGTCGAACGCTTCCGCGTCAGCCCCGTCACCGTCTCCCGGGCCCTCGCCCAGCTGGCCGCCGAGGGGCTCGTACTCACCCGCCCCGGAGCGGGCGTCTTCCGCGCGCGGCCCCGTGCGCAGGCCCCCGAGCCGGGCGACACCTCCTGGCAGGCCGTCGCCCTCAGTGCGGAGGGGGCCGGCGACATCGTCCCGCGCTCCGTCGACGCCTCCGGGGTGCTGGTCACCCTCGCGGCCCCGCCGGCCGGGGTCATCGAACTCCACAGCGGCTACCTGCACCCCGTGCTCCAGCCGGAGCGGGCCATGGCCGCCGCCCTCGCCCGCGCCGGGCGGCGGCCCGGGGTGTGGGGGCGCCCGCCCGTGGAGGGGCTGCCGGAGCTGCGGGACTGGTTCGCCCGGGAGATCGGCGGAGCAGTCGGGGCCGCCGACGTCATGGTCACCGCCGGCGGCCAGAGCGCGCTCACCACCGCCCTGCGGGCGCTCGCCCCGCCCGGGGCGCCGATCCTCGTCGAATCCCCGACCTACCCCGGGCTGCTGGCCATCGCCCGCGCCTCCGGGTGCCGGCCCGTCCCCGTCCCGGTCGACGCGGACGGGGTCCGACCGGAGCTGCTGGCCGAGGCCTTCGAAGCCACCGGGGCGCGGGTGTTCGTATGCCAGCCGCTGTTCCAGAACCCGACCGGGTCGGTGCTGTCCGACGAGCGCCGCGCCGAGGTGCTGCGGATCGCGCGCGCCGCCGGGGCGTTCGTGGTGGAGGACGACTACGCGCGCGCCCTCGCCCACGAGGACGCCGGCCCGCTGCCCGCGACGCTCGCCTCCGAGGACCGCGACGGGGTGGTCGTGCACGTGCGGTCGCTGACCAAGGTCACCTCGCCCAGCCTGCGGGTGGGCGCGCTGGCCGCCCGCGGGCCGGTCCTGGACCGGCTGCGCGCCATCCAGGTCGTGGACAGCTTCTTCGTGCCGCGGCCGCTCCAGGAGGCGGCCCTCGAACTGGTCGGCGCACCCGCCTGGCCGCGCCACCTGAAGACCGTCGCCGCCGAGCTGCGCCACCGCCGCGACGTCCTCGCGGGGGCGCTGCGGCGGGAGCTGCCCTCACTGGAGGTGCCGCACCTTCCGCGCGGCGGATACCAGCTGTGGGCCCGGCCCGGCGGGGGCGGGGACGACGTGGCCTTCGTGGCGGCCGCCCTGCGCGCCGGGGTCGCCGTCGCGCCCGGGCGGCCGTACTTCTGCGCGGAACCGCCCGGTCCGTTCGTCCGGCTGAGCTTTGCCGGGGTCGGCGGCGCGGGCGAGCTGACCGAGGCCGTCCGGCGGCTGCGGGCCGCCTCGGGGGGCGCGGCCGACGGCGGGCTTCGTTCAGACGCTTGA
- a CDS encoding DMT family transporter codes for MTAKNSATLPAAIAVRDTEQGPARGAARVRRFGGGTALASTGVVAFSLTFPATAWGLESFGPWSLFALRCVLAGLTAGTCLLAGRVPLPDRAHWPGLLVVAGGVVIGFPLLTTLALRTSTTSHAAVVVGLLPLTTAVVSSLRTGARPPRRFWAAAVAGAVIVLGFTLAQSGGALSFGDALLFAALLVCAAGYTEGGRLARVLPGWQVIGWALVLCLPIGLAGSAIGLAHEPVHLTAHGLAGLVWVAVGSTFLGLYVWYRGMAEIGAARASQLQLAQPLLTLVWSVALLGEHLSPAAPVAAGAVLVCIAVTQRVKQ; via the coding sequence ATGACAGCAAAGAATAGCGCTACCCTCCCCGCCGCGATAGCAGTTCGGGACACGGAGCAGGGCCCGGCGCGAGGCGCCGCGCGCGTGCGGCGGTTCGGCGGGGGCACCGCCCTCGCCTCCACCGGTGTCGTCGCCTTCTCGCTGACCTTCCCCGCCACCGCCTGGGGCCTGGAGAGCTTCGGCCCCTGGTCGCTCTTCGCCCTGCGCTGCGTCCTCGCGGGCCTGACCGCGGGCACCTGCTTGCTCGCCGGGCGCGTACCGCTCCCCGACCGCGCGCACTGGCCGGGCCTGCTCGTCGTCGCGGGCGGTGTCGTCATCGGCTTCCCGCTGCTGACCACCCTGGCGCTGCGGACCTCCACCACCTCCCACGCCGCCGTCGTGGTCGGCCTGCTGCCGCTGACCACCGCCGTCGTGTCATCGCTGCGCACCGGCGCCCGGCCGCCGCGCCGGTTCTGGGCGGCGGCCGTCGCCGGGGCCGTCATCGTCCTCGGCTTCACCCTGGCCCAGAGCGGCGGCGCCCTCTCCTTCGGCGACGCCCTGCTGTTCGCCGCCCTGCTGGTGTGCGCGGCCGGGTATACCGAGGGCGGGCGCCTGGCCCGGGTGCTGCCCGGCTGGCAGGTGATCGGCTGGGCCCTGGTGCTGTGCCTGCCGATCGGCCTGGCCGGCTCCGCGATCGGGCTCGCGCACGAGCCCGTCCACCTCACCGCGCACGGGCTGGCCGGGCTGGTCTGGGTGGCCGTCGGCTCCACCTTCCTCGGCCTCTACGTCTGGTACCGGGGCATGGCGGAGATCGGGGCGGCCCGCGCGAGCCAGCTCCAGCTCGCGCAGCCGCTGCTGACCCTGGTGTGGTCGGTGGCGCTGCTCGGCGAGCACCTGTCCCCCGCCGCGCCCGTCGCCGCCGGCGCGGTCCTCGTCTGCATCGCCGTGACCCAACGGGTCAAACAGTGA
- a CDS encoding DUF1918 domain-containing protein — protein MRATEGDQLVQHGRIVGQHDKVGEITQVLGENGTPPYRVRFNDGHEAVMSPGPDCVVKHPDGHEQ, from the coding sequence ATGCGCGCGACCGAGGGCGACCAGCTGGTTCAGCACGGGAGGATCGTGGGCCAGCACGACAAGGTCGGTGAGATCACCCAGGTGCTCGGAGAGAACGGCACCCCTCCCTACCGGGTCCGCTTCAACGACGGACACGAGGCCGTCATGTCCCCCGGGCCCGACTGCGTGGTCAAGCACCCGGACGGACACGAGCAGTGA
- a CDS encoding family 10 glycosylhydrolase has translation MAYIGRRGVLAAAAGVLAAAATAAPAKAVRPGREPRAPKAVAADFRGMWVASVQNVDWPSESGLSAAEQRAELIGLLDTAVARRLNAVILQVRPTADVMWPSAREPWSQWLTGEQGVDPGWDPLGTAVAEAHARGLELHAWFNPYRVANHTDRSLLVPEHPARRNRGWTVAYGGKLYYNPGLPEVRRFVQEAMLDAVARYPLDGVHWDDYFYPYPVEGEDFDDDDAYEEYGGSFATRADWRRHNTDTLVHEMSGRLRALRPAVRFGISPFAVWRNSDRDPLGSPTQAGVATYDDLYADTRKWVREGWIDYIAPQAYWQLGHPTADYADIVPWWARTVAGTGVRLYVGEALYRCDGQSPTAAWRDPRELSRHVRFARGYPEVRGHVYFSAKQVAADPNGAMARVVADHYPAAAPPR, from the coding sequence ATGGCGTACATCGGCAGGCGCGGAGTGCTGGCCGCGGCGGCGGGGGTGCTGGCCGCCGCGGCGACGGCGGCCCCCGCGAAGGCGGTCCGGCCGGGGCGGGAGCCCCGGGCGCCGAAGGCGGTCGCCGCGGACTTCCGCGGAATGTGGGTCGCCTCCGTGCAGAACGTGGACTGGCCCTCGGAGAGCGGGCTGTCCGCCGCCGAGCAGCGCGCCGAGCTGATCGGGCTCCTCGACACCGCCGTCGCCCGGCGCCTCAACGCGGTGATCCTCCAGGTCCGGCCCACCGCCGACGTGATGTGGCCCTCGGCGCGCGAGCCGTGGTCCCAGTGGCTCACCGGGGAGCAGGGCGTCGACCCCGGCTGGGACCCGCTCGGCACGGCCGTCGCCGAAGCGCACGCCCGGGGGCTGGAGCTGCACGCCTGGTTCAACCCGTACCGGGTGGCCAACCACACCGACCGGAGCCTGCTCGTCCCCGAGCACCCGGCCCGCCGGAACCGGGGCTGGACCGTCGCGTACGGCGGCAAGCTGTACTACAACCCCGGGCTGCCGGAGGTGCGGCGCTTCGTGCAGGAGGCCATGCTCGACGCCGTCGCCCGCTATCCCCTCGACGGGGTCCACTGGGACGACTACTTCTACCCGTACCCCGTCGAGGGCGAGGACTTCGACGACGACGACGCCTACGAGGAGTACGGCGGCTCCTTCGCGACCCGCGCGGACTGGCGCCGCCACAACACCGACACCCTGGTCCACGAGATGTCCGGGCGGCTGCGGGCGCTGCGCCCGGCGGTCCGCTTCGGCATCAGCCCCTTCGCGGTGTGGCGAAACTCCGACCGGGACCCGCTCGGTTCGCCGACGCAGGCGGGCGTCGCCACGTACGACGACCTGTACGCGGACACCCGCAAGTGGGTGCGCGAGGGCTGGATCGACTACATCGCGCCGCAGGCCTACTGGCAGCTGGGCCATCCGACCGCGGACTACGCCGACATCGTCCCCTGGTGGGCCCGGACCGTCGCGGGCACCGGCGTACGGCTCTACGTGGGGGAGGCGCTCTACCGTTGCGACGGGCAAAGCCCGACCGCCGCGTGGCGCGATCCCCGGGAGCTGTCGCGGCACGTGCGCTTCGCCCGCGGATACCCGGAGGTCCGCGGCCACGTCTACTTCTCGGCGAAGCAGGTGGCCGCGGACCCCAACGGGGCGATGGCCAGGGTGGTGGCCGACCACTACCCGGCCGCGGCTCCGCCGCGTTGA
- a CDS encoding 3-hydroxybutyryl-CoA dehydrogenase, which translates to MESSERHDVTDLPDDIARVGVVGCGQMGAGIAEVFARSGLEVMVAETTGEALELGRTRLHTSLTRAAERGKISEEERDATLARLSFTTDLGEFADRDLVIEAVVENEQVKTEIFQVLDQVITRPDAILASNTSSIPLVKLAVATSRPDQVIGIHFFNPAPVQQLVELIPALTTSDETIKRAEALVGGALGKHAIRAQDRSGFVVNALLIPYLLSAIRMFESGIASREDIDNGMELGCAHPMGPLKLADLIGLDTVASVADSMYAEFKEPLYAAPPLLQRMVDAGRLGRKTGSGFYPYA; encoded by the coding sequence ATGGAGAGCAGCGAAAGGCACGATGTGACGGACCTCCCAGACGACATCGCACGCGTCGGCGTAGTGGGCTGTGGCCAGATGGGCGCGGGCATCGCGGAGGTGTTCGCCCGCAGCGGTCTCGAGGTGATGGTCGCCGAGACCACCGGCGAGGCCCTCGAACTCGGGCGGACCCGCCTGCACACCTCGCTGACGCGAGCCGCCGAACGCGGCAAGATCAGCGAGGAGGAGCGGGACGCGACCCTGGCCCGCCTGTCGTTCACCACCGACCTGGGCGAGTTCGCCGACCGCGACCTGGTCATCGAGGCCGTCGTCGAGAACGAGCAGGTCAAGACGGAGATCTTCCAGGTCCTCGACCAGGTGATCACCCGCCCGGACGCGATCCTCGCCTCCAACACCTCCTCGATCCCGCTGGTCAAGCTGGCCGTCGCCACCTCGCGGCCCGACCAGGTCATCGGCATCCACTTCTTCAACCCGGCCCCGGTGCAGCAGCTCGTCGAGCTGATCCCGGCGCTGACCACCAGCGACGAGACGATCAAGCGGGCCGAGGCCCTGGTCGGGGGCGCGCTGGGCAAGCACGCGATCCGCGCCCAGGACCGTTCCGGCTTCGTCGTGAACGCGCTCCTCATCCCGTACCTGCTGTCCGCGATCCGGATGTTCGAGTCGGGCATCGCGAGCCGCGAGGACATCGACAACGGCATGGAGCTGGGCTGCGCCCACCCGATGGGCCCGCTGAAGCTCGCGGACCTCATCGGTCTGGACACGGTGGCCTCGGTGGCCGACTCGATGTACGCGGAGTTCAAGGAGCCCCTGTACGCGGCTCCCCCGCTGCTCCAGCGGATGGTCGACGCCGGCCGCCTCGGCCGCAAGACCGGCTCGGGCTTCTACCCGTACGCCTGA